The proteins below are encoded in one region of Pseudoduganella armeniaca:
- the mutY gene encoding A/G-specific adenine glycosylase → MLQYKEIDASLHDPSFSATLIGWQKQHGRHALPWQNTRDAYRIWLSEIMLQQTQVAAVLGYYARFLERFPTVHDLAAAPVEDVMAQWSGLGYYTRARNLHKCAQRVVVEYGGAFPSDPALLAELPGIGRSTAAAIAAFSAGTRAAIMDGNVKRVFARVFGIDTYPGERRTEEAMWRRAEALLPAEGIESYTQGLMDMGATLCTRSSPDCARCPMQPRCVAHATNRVKELPVRKPKKATPEKYAVMLLLVHDGQVLLEQRPASGIWGGLLSLPEVAGHVALDDDEQPDIDEDAVSAALQPFGVAESRERLLPVTHGFTHYKLHIVPLLVTLAQRAPLAGDGRYTWLEIGDIGQAALPAPIKKLLLELLGNRADAQARMF, encoded by the coding sequence CCGCCACGCCCTGCCGTGGCAGAACACCCGCGACGCCTACCGCATCTGGCTCTCCGAAATCATGCTGCAGCAGACCCAGGTCGCCGCCGTGCTGGGCTACTACGCCCGCTTCCTGGAGCGCTTCCCCACCGTGCACGACCTGGCGGCGGCGCCCGTGGAAGACGTGATGGCGCAATGGAGCGGCCTGGGTTACTACACCCGCGCGCGCAACCTGCACAAATGCGCCCAGCGCGTGGTGGTCGAATACGGCGGCGCGTTCCCGTCCGATCCGGCCCTGCTGGCCGAACTGCCCGGTATCGGCCGCTCGACGGCGGCGGCCATCGCCGCGTTTTCCGCCGGCACGCGCGCGGCCATTATGGACGGCAACGTCAAGCGCGTGTTCGCGCGCGTGTTCGGTATCGACACCTATCCGGGTGAGCGCCGCACCGAGGAAGCGATGTGGCGCCGCGCTGAAGCGCTGCTGCCGGCCGAAGGCATCGAGTCGTACACGCAGGGCCTGATGGACATGGGCGCCACGCTGTGCACCCGCAGCAGCCCGGATTGCGCGCGCTGCCCGATGCAGCCGCGCTGCGTGGCCCATGCCACCAACCGCGTCAAGGAGCTCCCGGTGCGCAAGCCGAAGAAGGCGACGCCGGAAAAATACGCAGTCATGCTGCTGCTGGTGCATGACGGCCAGGTGCTGCTGGAGCAGCGCCCCGCGAGCGGCATCTGGGGCGGTTTGCTGTCGCTGCCGGAGGTTGCCGGCCACGTCGCGCTGGATGACGACGAGCAGCCGGACATCGACGAGGACGCGGTCAGCGCAGCGCTCCAGCCCTTCGGCGTCGCGGAATCGCGTGAGCGGCTGCTGCCGGTCACGCACGGTTTTACCCACTACAAGCTGCACATCGTACCGTTGCTGGTCACGCTGGCACAGCGCGCGCCACTGGCGGGCGACGGTCGCTACACGTGGCTGGAGATCGGGGACATCGGCCAGGCGGCATTGCCCGCGCCGATCAAGAAGCTGCTGCTGGAGCTGCTGGGGAACCGGGCCGACGCACAGGCCCGGATGTTCTAG
- a CDS encoding deoxyguanosinetriphosphate triphosphohydrolase has protein sequence MEDALAPYAAHSEQGRGRRFDETPHASRSQFQRDRDRIIHSTAFRRLEYKTQVFLNHEGDLFRTRLTHSLEVAQIGRSIARNLHLNEDLVEAIALAHDLGHTPFGHVGQDVLNECMAGHGGFEHNLQSLRVVDYLEEQYGAFDGLNLMFETREGILKHCSVNNARLLGDVAQRFLDKTQPSLEAQLTNLADEIAYNSHDIDDGLRSGLITIAQMEQVDFFGRLWREVQGAFPGLTGRRAIYETLRRLITALADDLIATSQQRIAEVAPRSIDEVRAGPPLIRFSDPMRQDATELKRFLRENLYRHYKVNRMRLKASRIVRELYDAFTQDPQLLPPDYRDSSGDATKQARRIADYIAGMTDRYAIREHSRLYSLEEL, from the coding sequence ATGGAAGACGCGCTCGCTCCCTACGCCGCGCACTCGGAACAAGGGCGCGGTCGTCGCTTCGACGAAACCCCGCACGCGTCGCGCAGCCAGTTCCAGCGCGACCGCGACCGCATCATCCATTCGACAGCGTTTCGCCGGCTCGAATACAAGACCCAGGTCTTCCTGAACCACGAAGGAGACCTGTTCCGCACGCGCCTGACGCACAGCCTGGAAGTGGCGCAGATCGGCCGCTCGATCGCGCGCAACCTGCACCTGAACGAAGACCTGGTCGAAGCCATCGCGCTGGCCCACGACCTGGGCCACACGCCGTTCGGCCACGTGGGCCAGGACGTGCTGAACGAATGCATGGCCGGCCACGGCGGCTTCGAGCACAACCTGCAAAGCCTGCGCGTGGTGGACTACCTGGAAGAGCAGTACGGTGCGTTCGATGGCTTGAACCTGATGTTCGAAACGCGCGAGGGCATCCTCAAGCACTGCTCCGTCAACAATGCCCGGCTGCTGGGCGACGTGGCGCAGCGCTTCCTCGACAAGACCCAGCCGTCGCTGGAAGCGCAGCTGACCAACCTGGCCGACGAAATCGCCTACAACAGCCACGACATCGACGACGGCTTGCGCTCCGGCCTGATCACCATCGCGCAGATGGAGCAGGTCGATTTCTTCGGCCGCCTGTGGCGCGAGGTGCAGGGCGCGTTCCCCGGCCTGACGGGGCGGCGCGCGATTTATGAGACCTTGCGCCGCCTGATCACGGCGCTGGCGGACGACCTGATCGCCACGTCGCAGCAGCGCATCGCCGAGGTGGCGCCACGCAGCATCGACGAGGTGCGCGCCGGGCCGCCGCTGATCCGTTTTTCCGACCCGATGCGCCAGGATGCCACCGAGCTGAAGCGCTTCCTGCGCGAGAACCTGTACCGCCATTACAAGGTCAACCGCATGCGCCTGAAGGCCAGCCGCATCGTGCGCGAGCTGTATGACGCCTTCACCCAGGACCCGCAACTGCTGCCGCCGGATTACCGCGACAGCAGCGGCGATGCGACGAAGCAGGCACGGCGGATTGCCGACTATATCGCCGGCATGACGGACCGCTACGCCATCCGCGAGCACAGCCGTTTGTATTCGTTGGAAGAACTCTGA
- the aroKB gene encoding bifunctional shikimate kinase/3-dehydroquinate synthase AroKB: MGAGKTTIGRMLARKLGMRFVDSDHEIEARTGATIPWIFEIEGEGSFRRREADVIRELCGQEGIVLATGGGAILNPESRALLRESGTVIYLRASIGSILARTSHDKNRPLLQTADPRKKLEELLAQREPLYTEMAHLVVDTGRPNVQSMVQIIINQLEARACQAAPNCTTHPLPSMNEQTNILLHVDLGERSYPISIGPAVLDDPDLLARHVNGRKVAIVTNTTVAPLYLERIRAPLAAAGKEVVAVVLEDGEEYKNWASLMQIFDALLANKCDRKTTLIALGGGVIGDLTGFAAASYMRGVDFIQVPTTLLSQVDSSVGGKTGINHPLGKNMIGAFYQPKVVLADTSTLETLPQRELAAGLAEVIKHGAIIDSAFFDWIEANIAKLVARDRAALAYAIARSCEIKADVVRQDEREGGLRAILNFGHTFGHAIEAGMGYGHWLHGEAVGCGMVMAAELSQRLGYIDTATVARIRALVAAAGLPVTAPDLGTERWLELMEVDKKNEGGAIKFILLKPLGTALVTSAPQAALLDTIAACVE, from the coding sequence ATGGGAGCGGGCAAGACGACCATCGGTCGGATGCTCGCCCGCAAGCTGGGCATGCGCTTCGTCGACTCCGATCACGAGATCGAGGCGCGCACGGGCGCCACGATTCCATGGATCTTCGAGATCGAAGGCGAGGGCAGCTTCCGCCGGCGCGAGGCGGACGTGATCCGCGAACTGTGCGGCCAGGAAGGCATCGTGCTGGCCACCGGCGGCGGTGCCATCCTCAATCCCGAGAGCCGCGCGCTGTTGCGGGAGAGCGGCACCGTCATTTATCTGCGCGCCAGCATCGGCAGCATCCTGGCGCGCACCAGCCACGACAAGAACCGCCCCCTGCTGCAGACGGCCGATCCGCGCAAGAAGCTGGAAGAGCTGCTGGCCCAGCGCGAGCCGCTCTACACGGAGATGGCGCACCTCGTCGTCGATACGGGCCGACCTAACGTACAATCGATGGTCCAGATCATCATCAACCAGCTCGAGGCGCGGGCCTGCCAGGCCGCGCCCAACTGCACGACGCATCCACTACCTTCGATGAACGAACAGACCAATATCCTTCTCCATGTCGACCTGGGCGAGCGCAGCTACCCCATCTCGATCGGCCCCGCCGTGCTGGACGACCCGGACCTGCTGGCGCGCCACGTCAATGGCCGCAAGGTCGCCATCGTCACCAATACCACCGTCGCGCCGCTCTACCTGGAGCGCATCCGCGCGCCGCTGGCGGCCGCCGGCAAGGAAGTCGTCGCCGTCGTGCTGGAAGACGGCGAGGAGTACAAGAACTGGGCCAGCCTGATGCAGATCTTCGATGCGCTGCTGGCCAACAAATGCGACCGCAAGACCACGCTGATCGCGCTGGGCGGCGGCGTCATCGGCGACCTGACGGGCTTTGCCGCCGCGTCGTACATGCGCGGCGTCGACTTCATCCAGGTGCCGACCACCTTGCTGTCGCAAGTCGATTCGTCGGTGGGCGGCAAGACGGGCATCAACCACCCGCTGGGCAAGAACATGATCGGGGCGTTCTACCAGCCGAAGGTGGTGCTGGCCGACACGTCCACGCTGGAAACGCTGCCGCAGCGCGAGCTGGCGGCCGGCCTGGCCGAAGTGATCAAGCACGGCGCCATCATCGACAGCGCCTTCTTCGACTGGATCGAGGCCAATATCGCCAAGCTGGTCGCGCGCGACCGCGCCGCGCTGGCCTATGCCATCGCGCGCTCGTGCGAGATCAAGGCCGACGTGGTGCGCCAGGACGAACGCGAAGGCGGCCTGCGCGCCATCCTGAACTTCGGCCACACATTCGGCCACGCCATCGAGGCGGGCATGGGCTACGGTCACTGGCTGCATGGCGAAGCGGTCGGCTGCGGTATGGTGATGGCGGCCGAGCTGTCGCAGCGCCTGGGCTATATCGACACGGCCACGGTGGCGCGCATCCGCGCGCTGGTGGCCGCGGCCGGCTTGCCCGTCACGGCGCCCGACCTGGGCACCGAGCGCTGGCTCGAGCTGATGGAGGTGGACAAGAAGAACGAGGGCGGCGCCATCAAGTTCATCCTGTTGAAACCCCTGGGCACGGCCCTGGTCACGAGCGCGCCGCAAGCCGCACTGCTCGACACCATCGCCGCCTGCGTGGAGTAA